In one window of Pseudomonas sp. IAC-BECa141 DNA:
- a CDS encoding PA2817 family protein yields the protein MSNVVADHLVLLDHLRSILVAVGEADQVPEESHALFLERFDELLASLPIEPIESQYLGQDILTQVITRYPQIAHLIPRDLLWFFAGDCLHYLSDEEIDMYQALEERRYEAEQNDEPFDWNQEKQLLAMSAQDSKH from the coding sequence GTGTCCAACGTCGTTGCCGATCATCTGGTTTTGCTCGACCACCTGCGCAGCATCCTGGTCGCCGTAGGTGAGGCCGATCAGGTTCCCGAAGAAAGCCATGCCCTGTTCCTGGAGCGTTTCGACGAACTGCTGGCTTCACTGCCGATCGAGCCGATCGAAAGCCAATACCTGGGCCAGGACATCCTGACTCAGGTGATTACCCGTTACCCGCAAATTGCCCACCTGATCCCGCGGGATCTGCTGTGGTTCTTCGCCGGCGACTGCCTGCACTACCTGTCCGACGAAGAAATCGACATGTATCAGGCGCTGGAAGAACGCCGCTACGAAGCCGAACAGAACGACGAACCGTTCGACTGGAACCAGGAAAAACAGCTGCTGGCGATGTCCGCCCAGGACAGCAAGCACTGA
- a CDS encoding LysR family transcriptional regulator, with protein MSINLPLPLLGEMAIFVKVVETGSFSEAARQLGSSPSAVSRSISRLEKALATRLLQRTTRKLRLSDGGEEVFKRCQEMVSAAKSVMEISGQFNHEAEGLVRVSVPKAVGRFVIHPHMPEFLRRYPKVDVELLLEDRQVDLIDDHVDLAIRITDRPPAGLVGRQLLTIDHLLCATPQYLAERGTPTHPHDLLNHSCIYLGETPSDARWKFKKCTKAVTVGVRGRYAANHTGVRLGAVLQHIGIGSLPYFTARYALEQGLIVQVLPDWTFLASYHGGLWLLHSPTRYLPPKLRVFIDYLVECLGKEPTLSKPGKSGGTKPLAEYELPESEGLL; from the coding sequence GTGAGCATAAATCTTCCCCTGCCGCTGCTCGGTGAAATGGCGATTTTCGTCAAGGTCGTCGAGACCGGCAGCTTCTCCGAAGCCGCTCGCCAATTGGGCTCATCGCCGTCGGCGGTCAGCCGCAGTATTTCCCGGCTGGAGAAGGCACTGGCCACGCGGCTGCTCCAACGCACCACGCGCAAACTGCGCTTGAGTGATGGCGGGGAAGAGGTGTTCAAGCGCTGTCAGGAAATGGTCAGTGCAGCGAAGTCGGTGATGGAGATCAGCGGCCAGTTCAACCACGAAGCCGAAGGGCTGGTGCGGGTCAGCGTGCCGAAAGCGGTGGGGCGTTTCGTGATTCATCCGCACATGCCGGAGTTTTTGCGGCGCTATCCGAAAGTCGATGTGGAGTTGTTGCTCGAAGACCGCCAGGTGGATCTGATCGACGACCATGTCGATCTGGCCATTCGCATCACGGATCGTCCACCGGCCGGACTGGTCGGACGACAACTGCTGACCATCGATCATTTGCTCTGCGCGACACCGCAATACCTGGCTGAACGCGGGACGCCGACTCATCCCCACGACTTGCTCAACCACAGTTGCATCTATCTGGGCGAAACTCCGAGCGATGCGCGCTGGAAATTCAAGAAATGCACGAAAGCCGTCACCGTCGGCGTGCGCGGCCGGTATGCCGCCAATCACACTGGCGTGCGCCTGGGCGCGGTGTTGCAGCACATCGGTATTGGCAGCCTGCCGTATTTCACTGCGCGTTATGCACTGGAGCAGGGGCTGATCGTACAGGTGTTGCCGGATTGGACATTCCTGGCGTCCTACCACGGCGGATTGTGGTTGCTGCACTCGCCGACGCGCTATTTGCCGCCGAAGCTGCGGGTGTTCATCGACTATCTGGTGGAGTGCCTGGGGAAAGAGCCGACCCTGAGCAAACCGGGAAAGTCTGGCGGAACAAAACCTTTGGCCGAGTACGAATTGCCCGAGAGTGAAGGGTTGCTTTGA